In Nitrososphaerota archaeon, a genomic segment contains:
- a CDS encoding LLM class flavin-dependent oxidoreductase, whose amino-acid sequence MKLAVGLSIPVGAQPLANTIRVAQLTEQLGFDSFFMHENPMYGDALIAAYAVMKATSRIRVCAGVVSVVTRHPVMTAVSALTLQNEGGGRFILGLGLGGFPWLPLIGVDVQPVGVTKPLRRMVEAVNVIRALTSGEPAVVEGTFYRVKGFRSAVRPSSHIPIYIASLGRKTLSYAPKVADGVITSPGVLTPEQIEAMVSWVRMGEEKHGRRVKKVGYLLCCVASNDCEAYYAIKRDPFFIYQLSEVVGESSLVDYGVDTTPLPEIRDAWRRRDLGRAAELVSDEMVQVLTASGTPENALRRLEEYSGTGLDLLVLSPVGDPNFCLRTFASAITDE is encoded by the coding sequence TTGAAGCTGGCGGTCGGGCTGAGCATACCTGTTGGTGCGCAACCACTAGCCAATACCATTCGGGTCGCGCAGCTTACTGAACAACTCGGTTTTGACTCTTTCTTCATGCACGAGAACCCGATGTACGGTGATGCGCTTATAGCGGCGTATGCTGTCATGAAGGCAACCTCTAGGATTAGGGTGTGCGCTGGGGTGGTGAGTGTCGTGACAAGGCACCCTGTGATGACAGCGGTTTCAGCGTTGACGCTGCAGAATGAGGGCGGGGGTAGGTTCATTCTCGGCCTAGGCCTAGGGGGTTTCCCTTGGCTGCCCCTAATTGGGGTGGATGTTCAACCAGTTGGTGTGACTAAGCCCCTGAGGAGGATGGTTGAAGCTGTGAATGTGATTCGGGCGTTGACCAGCGGTGAGCCTGCTGTGGTGGAGGGCACCTTTTACAGGGTTAAGGGCTTTAGGTCCGCTGTTAGGCCGTCAAGTCATATCCCCATCTACATCGCATCATTGGGCAGGAAGACTTTGTCGTATGCGCCCAAGGTTGCTGACGGTGTGATTACCAGTCCAGGTGTCTTGACGCCTGAGCAGATCGAAGCCATGGTTTCGTGGGTCAGAATGGGTGAAGAGAAACACGGGAGGAGGGTGAAGAAGGTCGGCTACCTACTGTGCTGTGTGGCTTCCAATGACTGTGAGGCGTATTACGCGATTAAGAGGGACCCATTCTTCATCTACCAGCTCTCTGAGGTTGTGGGTGAGAGTAGCCTCGTGGACTACGGCGTTGACACAACCCCTCTTCCAGAGATCAGGGATGCTTGGCGCAGGAGGGACCTCGGAAGGGCCGCTGAGCTGGTGAGCGATGAAATGGTGCAGGTTCTTACAGCGTCGGGCACGCCTGAAAACGCCCTTCGAAGGCTTGAAGAGTACAGCGGAACTGGGTTGGACCTGTTGGTTCTGTCACCAGTTGGAGACCCAAATTTCTGCCTCAGGACCTTTGCTTCAGCGATTACGGATGAGTAA